One genomic window of Ziziphus jujuba cultivar Dongzao chromosome 4, ASM3175591v1 includes the following:
- the LOC107433867 gene encoding nudix hydrolase 2, translating to MFRVRPIKLIPNLLAYCKVYTASFYIIPSISKRPCLGSLLPFWLGSSKGPKYKIPSLIQQLSVSTSSLAVQEQVMAETGVELLNSVDDQHGGVRVEMKEPMDPKIFSTLLEASISHWRQQGKKGVWIKLPIELSSLVDTAVKEGFRYHHAESDYLMLVYWIPDTVDTLPVNATHRVGIGAFVTNHKREVLVVQETRGKFRGSGVWKLPTGVTNEGEDICDAAIREVKEETGIETEFVEVLAFRQSHQAFFSKSDLFFVCLLKPRSFDIEKQDSEIEEAQWMPVEEYAAQAFVQKHEMFNLIAKVCLAKLDADYVGFSAVPTTTGSGKRSYLYCNNHYMGYKTSSSNNQP from the exons CTTCAATTTCCAAAAGACCTTGTCTGGGTTCACTTTTACCTTTCTGGCTTGGCTCTTCCAAAG GCCCAAAATATAAAATCCCATCCTTGATTCAACAATTGTCGGTTTCAACAAGTTCACTAGCAGTTCAAGAGCAAGTGATGGCAGAAACTGGAGTTGAATTACTCAATTCAGTTGATGATCAACATGGAGGAGTTCGAGTAGAGATGAAAGAACCTATGGATCCCAAGATTTTTTCTACGTTGCTAGAGGCTTCAATATCACACTGGAGGCAGCAG GGGAAGAAGGGTGTTTGGATCAAATTGCCTATTGAGCTTTCTAGTCTAGTTGATACTGCAGTGAAG gaAGGATTTAGGTACCACCACGCAGAATCTGATTACTTAATGCTAGTATATTGGATTCCTGATACTGTTGATACTCTTCCTGTAAATGCTACACATCGAGTGGGAATTGGTGCTTTTGTCACGAACCACAAGAGAGAG GTGCTTGTTGTTCAGGAGACTAGGGGCAAGTTTAGAGGTTCAGGTGTGTGGAAGTTGCCAACAGGGGTTACTAATGAA GGAGAGGATATCTGTGATGCAGCAATTAGAGAAGTGAAAGAAGAGACAGGG ATTGAGACAGAATTCGTGGAAGTTTTAGCATTTAG GCAGAGTCACCAGGCATTCTTTAGCAAATcagatttgttttttgtttgcttgTTAAAACCTCGTTCCTTTGACATTGAGAAGCAGGATTCAGAGATTGAGGAAGCTCAG TGGATGCCAGTTGAAGAATATGCAGCTCAAGCCTTTGTCCAAAAACATGAAATGTTCAATCTCATAGCCAAAGTATGCTTGGCAAAGTTGGACGCAGACTATGTTGGTTTTTCTGCAGTGCCTACAACCACAGGTTCTGGCAAAAGAAGCTATTTGTACTGCAACAACCACTATATGGGCTACAAAACTTCTTCTAGTAACAATCAGCCATGA